The Stigmatella aurantiaca DW4/3-1 genome contains the following window.
GGGGGGGGGGCGCTCTCCCGGGCGAAGCCGGAAGGGACGTGGGAGGTGCAGGCAGCGCGGCCTCCGGAGCCTTTCTCGCGCCTGACCGCCAGAACCCCGCGGCCGCTCCGAGCGCCAACACCACCAGGATCCACAGAAACCCTTCCAGCCTTCGGCCCATGATCCCTCCCCCTTCAGTTCATGGCCGGGAACGGGCCGATGTACCCGGTGTACGACTGCCTCACGCCCAGGTCCGCCCCCACCTTGTCCGTGTCGGACTCGCCATAGGGATGCTGGATCTGCGTCTTGATGTACGCATGCCCGTTGATGTTTGGGTAGAAGTACACGCCCGTCGTCTCCGAACCGTAGGGCGTGGAGAAGATGCGGGTCAGCGAGCGCGTAACCATGTTGTAGGCCCACACCATGTCGTTCTGGTGGCCGTCCGTGGTGTCCTCGCCGATGAGCAACGTGTCGTATCCGGGGATGAACGTCACGTTGTCGGGGTTGGCGATGCCATTCACGCTGCAGACGTTTCCGGTGGCCGGCTGCGCCACCCCGCTGCTGTCCGGGAGCGTGAAGGAGGGAGCGAAGTACGGGCTGGTGTTCGGATAGAGGCTGGCGCCTGGCCCCTTCAGCCACACCCCTTCGACCAGGGACGAGGCGGACTCCGCGACATACTCGCTGCCAGCCTCCGCGTTGCGCGAGACCACGAGCTCATACACCCCGCCACAGTCGTTCCGGGCCAGTTGCACGTGGTTGGGCCCGCCGAGGTCCCGGTTCGCCGGGTCACTCGTCATCCCATTGTTCAGCTCGCTGAAGGCCACGTAGAGCCGGTTCGTGGCCGGGTTAAAGGTGATGCCCTCCGTCTTGCGGAACTCCGTGGTCGCGCCCACGTAGGCCGCATAGCGGCGGCTCTCCAGACGAGAGGCCGCCAGTTCCTGACCGGGCTTCAACCGCAGGCACTCACGGCCCGTCTCGGTGTTGATGGCGCGGAACCCAGAAGCGGCCCCAGGGCACGTGCCATCCGAGGACTGGGCCTCGGTATCGAAGATCTGGGAGAACTGGATGCCCGTGTCGATGAGCGCCTTCACCTGGGCGTTCGTCGCGCTGGGCCCCAGGGGAATCCAGTACAGGTCGGCCCGGCCCCACGGCTGGCCCGCCGGGCTGGTCTGGAACCAGCGCGCCGCGTAGAGCTGCCCCTCGGAGAGGTCGCCCTCGCGCTTCGCCACGAACATGTAGAAGGCATCGTTCGTGCCGTCATCGCTCAGGTAGACCGTCCTGCGGTCCGGCATCACATACGCCAGCTCGAGCGCACGGCGGCCCGTCGCATAGTGCTTCGTGACGGTGGTGGTCCCCGCCTCATTGACCGAGACCTCGACCACGTAGCCATAGCGGTAGGGGTGGTACGCGGCCTTGGCGTCCGCCAGGGACGCGGTGGCGGCGTCGAGCCCCCAGTAGCGAAGCATGGATTTCTCGGCGGAGCTGAGGCCGCTCACGGCCGTGGCGTTCTCGTACGCCCGTCCATCCGCCGGGTACTCTTCACTGCCCAGGTGCGTGTTCCAAGGGGACACGGAGCCCGCGCACGGCGTCCAGAGCCCATCCACACCAGCGAAATCGATGGGCCGGGTTTGGGTGGCCGTGAGCTTTCCATCCGGATCCTGGCGAAGCTCGGAGAGATACATCGCCGCCGGCGTGGTCTCGAACTGGGTGACCTCGAAGAGCTTCCCTCCCACCTGGAGGATCGAGGAGAAGTCGTTGGACGGAGAGATGAAGTCCGAGCCGTCCTGGCCTCGCACGGGCGCTCCATCCTTCTTCGTCAGGCGCCCGAACACGTGTGAGCCCAGGGTCTGGCCGGAGCGCAACACCGTCTCGAACTGGATCGCCACGTCCTTCCCGTTCACGTTCGCCTTCGTGCTGGCATAGGCGGCACGCTTCTCGGCATCCGTGATCGCCACCGGGATGGGCGTGAAGTGAAGGGTCTTGCCCTGGCCCGCGGGCCCCTCGGGTCCTTGCGGCCCTTGCGGTCCTTGCGGTCCGTTATTCCCCGGAGTGCCGTCGGCCCCAGGCGTTCCCGGGGTGCCCTCCTTCCCATCATCGCCACTGCACGCGGAGAGCGCGAGCACGGCCATGGAGACCACCATCAGATTCGAACGGCCCTGTCGCATTCTGTCCTCACTTCGATGAGTCATCAGGCGAGGCACGGTACAGAGCGCTCATGGCACGTAAGCAACATGTTCGTGCCGCTCGGGACACAGAAGGGGACAAGCAAGGACCGTCCAGCGGGTCTTCTCGCCCATCACATCCCGCGCCTGCCCTCTCCTTCCGGATGTGGACCTGAAGCGGGCAACGGGCGTGGTGCCCGTGCAATCCCCCGGCGAGCAGGCCACACGGAGGCCAGTAATGAAAACGAAGGCAAAGAACCAGGCGCAGCAAGGTGGCAAGCAACCCTTCTTCGCACGTCTGCTCGAGGCGCAGGAGCTCGGCCAGGCCGCGGGCGGCTCTCAGGTCATCACCACGAAGAAGTTTCCCTCGGACTCGGACGAGGTGATGGTCACCCTGAAGTTCCCCTCGGACAGCGACGAAGGATGCGCTCGCTAAGTCCCGCTGCCGGAACCTCTCCCATGCCCTCAGCCCGCGGCAGCGTCCTGCTTCTCACCCACAGCCGGGACCACTACACGGTCGACCGGGTGGCGCAGGCGCTGTCGCGGCTGGGGGCGCGGCCGGTGCGCATCGACACGGACGGCTTCCCCTCGGTCCTGACGCTGACCTCGCGGATGGGACCGGCCGGCAGCGACGTGTCCTTGCGCACGGCCACGGGAAAGCGGCGAAGCCAGGACATCCGGGCGGTCTGGCTGCGGCGGCTCGCTCCGCCCCGGCTGGATGAAGCGCTGGAGCCTGTCTGGCGCGAGGGGTGCTTCCGTGAATCCCACGCGGCGCTCGAGGGGTTTCTCGATGGGTTGGAGGCCGCGGGCTGCCGCTTCATCAACCCCCTCGCCGCCGAGCAGACCGCCTCCAACAAGCTGCATCAGCTTCGACAGGCCCAGGCGCTGGGGCTGGAGATCCCCCGGACCCTGGTCACCAATGATGCGGGCCAGGTGCGCGCCTTCTTCGAAGAGGTGCGAGGCCGGATGGTGGCCAAGATGCTGACCCCCCTCAGCCAGTCCATGGAAGGGGGACATCCCTTCGTGTACACGAGCGCGGTGGGCCCCCAACAGCTCGAACAGCTCGAGGGGCTCCGTCACAGCCCCATGGTGTTCCAGGAGCGGATCGACAAGGTCCGCGAGCTGCGGGTGGCCGTGGTGGGTCCGCACTGCTTCGTGGGCGCCATCGACGCCTCGCGCTCCGTGACAGGCCAGGTGGACTGGAGACGGGCCCGTCCTGGAGAGTGCCACTGGGAACCCGGCGACGTTTCCCCCGCGGTGGCCGCGCGCCTGGTGCGGCTGGTGGCGCAGCTGGGGCTGGTGTACGGCGCCGTGGATCTCATCGTCACCCCCGAGGGGCGGCACGTCTTCCTCGAAGTGAACCCTGGGGGTGAGTGGGGAATGCTCGAGCGGGAGCTCGGCCTGCCCATCTCAGAGGCCCTCGCCGAGGCCCTCGTCACCGGGGACCGCGTGCCCCCTTCCTCCTTCCGGAGCTCTCATGACCGTCCTCATCGTGACCCATTCCCATGACAACACGGCGCCCAGGGACGTCGCCCACGCCGTGGCGGCTCGCGGCCAGCGGGCTTACCGGTTCGACACCGACCTGTTCCCCACCCACCTGAGGCTCACGCTCGACGAGCGGGGAGAGGGGCATCTCTCCGGGCCGGAAGGGGTGCTCGACCTGGCGGAGGTGACCTCGGTCTGGTACCGCCGCAATGGCACCGGGACGCGCATCCCCCGGGAGATGGCGCCCCAGCTCCGCCAGCCCTCCGTGGAGGAGAGCCGACGCGTCGTGTCCGGGATGCTCGCGGCGCGCAGGGTGTTTCAGCTGGATGCGCTCGAGGAGGTGCGGCGCGCGGAGCACAAGCCGCTGCAACTCGAGCTGGCGGGCACCTTGGGCCTGGAAGTGCCCCGCACGCTGACCACCAATGATCCCGAAGCGGTGCGGGCCTTCGCCGCGAGCTGCCCCGGGGGCGTGGTGACGAAGATGATGACCTCCTTTGCCGTCTACGGCGAGCGGGGCGAGGAGCAGGTGGTGTTCACCACGCCCCTGCACCCCGAGGACCTGGAGAACCTGGAGGGGCTGGACCTGTGCCCGATGACCTTCCAGGAGCGCATCGCCAAGGCGATGGAGCTGCGGGTCACGGTGGTGGGGGAGCAGGTCATGGCGGCCTCCATCGACTCGCAGGCCCTGCCGAGGGCTCGCGAGGACTGGCGCCGCGAGGGGGTCACCCTCGCGGGCGCCTGGCAGCCCTACCTGCTGCCCGAGTCCATCCGGACGCGGGTGCTCCGGCTGATGGACCTGCTCCGGCTCAATTATGGCGCGATCGACTTCATCGTCACGCCCGAGGGCAGGCATGTCTTCCTGGAGGTGAACCCATCCGGGGAGTTCCTGTGGCTGACCCACTCCCCCGGCATGCCCATCACCGATGCCCTGGCGGATGTGCTGACTGGGCGCTCGGCACGCAGGCGGGGCCACGGATCCTCGCAGGCGGGATAACAAAGACGCGTCTCCTCTTTTTGATGGGTTGCCCCAGGCCCGCCCGAGATGGCATAGAGCCTGACTGTTTGGACCCAAAGAGTCTGGGGAGACGATGCAATTCGAGTTGGCGTTCGTACTGCTCTTCGCCGTGGCGACGGCCGTGGCCATCGTGGCGCGCTACTTCCAGTTTCCCTACACCGTGGCGCTGGTGGTGGCGGGGCTCGTGCTGGGCACGGCCCATGCGTTCGAGCCGCCCCACCTCACCAAAGGGCTGCTCTTCGCCGTCATCCTGCCAGGCCTCATTTTCGAGGCGGCCTTCCACGTGGACTTCCGCAAGTTCTGGAAGAACAAGCTGGCCATCCACGCGCTGGCCATCCCCGGCGTCGTCGCGGCCGTGGCGCTCACTGCGCTCCTGCTGTCGCCCGCCGTGGGCGGGCTGAGCCTCGTCCAGGGCTTCGCCTTCATCCACGCCCTGGTGTTCGCCTCGGTCATCGTCTCCACGGACCCCATTGCCGTGGTGGGGCTCTTCAAGATGCTGGGCGTCCCCAAGCGCCTGGCCGTGCTGGTGGAGGGCGAGAGCCTCCTCAACGACGGCACGGCCGTCGTGCTCTTCAACCTCATCGTCGCCGTGGCGCTCGGGGGCCAGTTCACCGCGAGTGGCGCCGTGCTGGACTTCGTCAAGGTCGCGGGGGTGGGCGCGCTCATCGGCGGACTGGTGGGGTTCGCCGTCTCGCAGGTCATCGAGCGCGTCGAGGACGCGATGGTGGAGATCACCCTCACCGTCATCGCCGCCTACGGCTCGTTCGTGGTGGCGGAAAACTTCCACTTCTCGGGCGTCATCGCCACCGTGGTGGCCGGCATGCTGTGTGGCAACTGGGCCGCCAACACGGGCATGAGCGCCACCACGCGCGTCGCGGTGGAGAGCTTCTGGGAGTACCTGGCCTTCGCCCTCAACTCCATCGTGTTTCTGCTCATCGGCATGGAGGTGCAGCTCAACTCGCTGCTGGACTCCTGGGTCCCCATCCTCCTGGCCTACCTGGCCGTGCTGCTGGGACGGGCGCTCGTGGTGTACGGCGTGTCCGCCCTGCTGCGCCTCTCCTCGGAGCGCGTGCCGTGGCGCTGGAGCGCGGTGCTCACCTGGAGCGGCCTGCGCGGGGCCATCTCCATGGTGCTGGTGCTGAGCCTCCCCGAGGACTTCGCCCACCGGGAGCTGCTGGTGAACATGACGTTCGGCGTGGTGGTGCTCTCCATCATCGTCCAGGGGCTCACCATGCCTCCGCTGCTCCGGCGCCTGGGCGTCACCGGGCAGCGGGACGTCTACCAGGAGAAATATGAGATGGCCCGGGGCCGCCTCGGGGCCGTCCACGCCGCCCTGGGCGCGCTGGAGTCCATGCGCCGCTCCCGCGACATCCCCGCCGATGTGCTGGCCCAGTTGGAGAAGGACTACGAGCAGAAGGCCAACGCGGCCGAGCAGGAGCTGTCTGCCCTCAAGCAGCAGACGAACCGCTTCCACGAGGAGGAGCACCAGGAGGCCGTGCGCCGCGTGCTCATCATCGAGAAGGACGCGCTGCTCAAGGCCTACCAGAAGGGAGCCATTGGAAAGGAGGCCTTCGAGCACCTGAGCACCGAGCTGGATGAACGGCTCGCCCAGGCGAAGGACGCCGAAGCCCATGTCTCCCTGGAGGATTCCGCTGTGGAGCGAGAACCCGTCCGCTCCTGAAACACGACGCAATGTCTGGGTGCGTCATGGATTTCAGATTAACCCATTCTGTTTGATAGTTCTGCTTATACCCTCTAGGCTGATCGCCCCCCGAATCTTCCCTTGAGGGTCCACATGCCTCTTGCCTCTGTCGGCGTACCGCCCAGAAGCGTTGCCCCGGGTCTCCGGGCCGCGATGTTTCTGCTGGCACTCCTGTCCCTGTTCACCAGTTCGAGCGCACACGCGGCCTCCAGCCTGCTGTCCCTGAAGCGCCCCGCCACCGCATCCTCCGTGGAGGGGGGCAACACGGCGGATCTCGCCGTGGACGGAAACACGGGCCTCCGGTGGGCCAGCGTCTGGAACGTGGATCCCCAGTGGCTCTCCGTGGACCTGGGCGCCACGGCCACCCTCGACCGGGTCAAGATTCAATGGGAGGGCGCCTACGCCAAGGCCTACAAGATCCAGGTCTCCCCGGACGGCTCCTCCTGGACGGACCTCTACTCCACGTCGGCTGGGGACGGCGGCATCGATGACCTGACCCTCTCTGGCAGCGGCCGGTACGTGCGGGTGTACTGCACCCAGCGCGCGCTCACGAACTATGGCTACTCCATCTTCGAGCTCGAGGTGTACGGCACCACGGGCGGAGGGAGCACGGGCCCGACGGTCCAGTTGGCGCTGAAGCGCAGCACCTATGCCTCCTCGGTGGAGGGCGGCAACGCGGCGGACCTCGCCGTGGACGGCAGCACCGGCTCGCGGTGGGCCAGCGCCTGGGGCGTGGATCCGCAATGGATTTACGTGGACCTGGGCGCCCCCGCGCAGGTCAGCCGCGTCAAGATTCAGTGGGAGGGCGCCTACGCCAAGGCCTACAAGGTCCAGATCTCCAGCGACGAGCTCACCTGGACGGACCTCTACTCCACGTCGGCCGGAGACGGCGGCATCGACGACCTGACCCTTTCTGGCAGCGGCCGGTACGTGCGCATCCTCGGCACGCAGCGGGCCCTCGCCGCGTATGGCTATTCCATCCTGGAACTCGAGGTGTACGGGACGGGTGGGGTGAACACGCCCCCGGTGCAGTACGGCCCCAACGTGGCCCTGAACAAGCCGGCCACCGCCTCCTCCTATGAGCCCAACCCGCCCGTCGGCACCGCGGTGCCCGCCAACGCCGTGGACGGCAACCCGGGAACGCGCTGGGGCTCCAACGCCACGGACAACGAGTGGTTCACGGTCGATCTGGGCAGCAGCCGGACCATTGGCCGCGTGGTCCTGAACTGGGAGACCGCCGCGGGGCGGGTGTTCGACCTCCAGGTCTCTCCCAACGGCACGCAATGGACGACCGTCTACCGCGAGCTGCGGGGCGCGGGGGGGGTCCAGGCCATTCCCCTGTACACCACCGGCCGCTATGTCCGGTTGCAGGGTTACGCCCGAGCCACGAGCTTCGGGTACTCCCTCTACGAGTTCGAGGTCTACGACTACGTCGCGGGCCAGCCTCAGCCCACCTATACGATTCAGCCGCTGCCCACCCCGTCCAAGGTGCAGGTGGGCCAGGGAAGCTACCTGACGAACGATTACAAGATGCCGCAGCCGCGGTACCCCGGCTACCGCTCCAGCAATGTGACGACGCCCCTGCCGTCCAATGACTGGTGGCAGTCCATCCTCATCAAGCCGCAAGGTGACTACCTCGTCACCCTGCCCCTGAAGTCCAAGTTCTTCAGCCAGGGCCTCGGCATCCTGAATCCCGGGGCCGGGTGGATCAACGGCGATCGCTCGGCCGTGAACGCGGACGGCAGCCCGGACCTGTACCTGCGCGCCACCAACATCGACACGTCCAAGATGGCCAACCGGGTCACGGGTTACAGCGATTGGTCCGTGGACGCCGCCCTCAGCGATGACGCCACCGACAAGCTCAAGGTGACGTTCGTCAAGGGGTCGCCCTACCTCTACAGCCAGTTCACCGATCCCAATTCGGTGGAGATCTACTCCTCCGTCATTTCGCAGATCTTCAACGAGAGCAACACGGCGATCCTCACCGCGGACGGCACGTCCGTGACAACGGACCGGATTGGCCTGAGGATCTCCAACACCGATGGCGGTGGCACGGCCCAGACGCGGTACTACGGCGTCTTCGCCCCTCAGGGCACCGTGTTCCAGAAGGTGGGCGCGAAGCTCAAGATCCGGCTGGGCAGCGGCCAGAACTACCTGGCCGTGGCGGCCCTGCCCGCTCCCACCGACCTGAACTACTTCCACCAGCACGCGTACGCCTTCGTGACGGGCACCCAGGTCAGCTACACCTACGACGAGGCGACCGCACAGCTCACCACGGCCTTCAACTTCACGACGCAGTTGAAGCGCACGGGCTTCTCCAACGTGCCGTTGACCACCCTGCTGCCGCACCAGTGGAAGAGCACCTCGGCGGCACTCACCGCGCTCACCTACCCGTCCGTGCGTGGCACGCTGAAGGTCTTCGAGGGCACCGCGTTCACGACGGTGAACCGGTTCCACGGCATCGTCCCCCAGTTCACCGAGCCCACCAACCCCGAGTACTCCCGGACGCTGATGAGCCAGTACCTCCAGATCCTGGAGCGGCAGACCGCGAACACCCCGATGGCCGCCGATGCGTACTGGCAGGGCAAGCAGCTCCACCCGCTCGCCATGGGCGTGCTCGCCGCGGACAAGACCGGAGACACCGCCTACCGGGACCTGTTCCTCTCGCGCATCCGCACCATCCTCACCAACTGGTACACCTACACGGACGGCGAGCCGGACTTCTTCTTCTATTACAACCCGGACTGGGGAACGACGTACTACCGGGTCAGCGAGTTCGGCGCCAACACCGGCATCACGGACCACCACTTCACCTACGGCTACTACGTCTTCGCCTCGGCCGTGCTCGCCACCTATGACCCGAACTTCCGCACCCAGTACGGCGCCATGGTGGAGCACCTGATCCGCGACTACGCGAACCCCTCCCGCACCGACACGCTGTACCCGTTCTTCCGCAGCTTTGATCCCTACGAGGGCCACTCGTGGGCCGGTGGGTATGCGGACAACAACAACGGCAACAACCAGGAGGCGGCCGGCGAGTCCCTCTTTGGCTGGGTGGGCCAGTACCTGTGGGGCGTGCTCACCAACAACACCGCCTTCCGCAACGCGGGCATCTACGGCTTCACCACGGAGCTGAAGGCCGTCGAGCAGTACTGGTTCAACTACGATGGGGACAACTGGGTGCCCCAGTGGACCCATAAGTCGGTGGGCCAGGTCTACGGCTCGTCCAACTTCTACGGCACCTTCTTCAGCGCCGCGCCGGTCCACATCTACGGCATCCACTGGCTGCCCACCTCCGAGTACCTGACCAGCTACGGCTTCAACCCCACCAAGGCCGCGGCGCTCTACAACGGCTTCGTGACGGACAACGGCGGGCCGGAGAAGGAGTGGCAGCACGTCGTGTGGCCCATCCAGTCCCTGAGCAACGCGGCCGGGGCCATCAGCAAGTGGAATGCCTCCGTCGTGCAGCAGAACGAGGCCTTCAACACGTACTGGTTCATCCACAACATGGCCAGCCTCGGCCAGCGCACCACGGACATCTGGGCCACGGGCAAGGCGGCGGCCACCGTCTACAAGAAGGGCACCACGTACTCGGCCCTCGTCTGGAACCCCACCGACGCCTCCCTCACGGTGACGTTCAAGAACGCCTCCGGCACCACGGGCACGGCCACCGTGCCCGCCCGGTCCCTGATCCGGGTCAACCCGGTTCAGTAAGACCGGGGCGCCCCAGGTATCAGGGGCGGGGGGAGCTCCGTCCGTGGAGCTCCTCCCGGAAGGCCTGGGCGACCTCCTCCTCCGTGGGAGGCTCGCCCTGGTTTCGCAGGAAGAGCTTCGAGAGAACGCTGATGAAGCCCTCTCCGAAGAGGGTCGTCACGGCCACCGCCGTGGCCGCGGAGATGGCGGCGCCCACGACGGTGCCCACTCCCGGAACGAGCTTCAGCAGGCCCGAGACGATCGTCTGTCCCGACAGCGTCGCCATCAGCCCCCCGCTCGCCGAGCTGATCAGGGTGGTGAGAAACGCCTGGTTCAAGGGCAAGCCGAACACGGCGCTGATGCTGGCCAGCATGCTGATCTGCACGGGCACGATGACGAGCGCGTCCGAGAAGGGAATGGGCGTCGCGCCGATGGCCCCCGCCAGGGTGGCCGCGCTGCCCACGATGGCATGGGCCCGGGTCCGCTTCTGCGCCACGCTGACCTTCTGCGCGGCGGCGAAGGCGTTGCGCTGGGCCTCGGGCACCACCTCCATCGTCACGTCCACGAGTTCCTGGAGGCCGCGCGGCTCCAGCACGTGCCCCTCGTCGTCCTGCTCCCGCAGCGCACGGACCCGCATGGCATTGCGCGCCATGGGGAGAAGCCGGAGCACTTCCTCGCGGAACCCCTGGTCCGAGCGGGCCTTGGTGATGACCCCCAGGACCGGCATGTAGCGGGCCAACATCTGCGCGACGGCCGACTCGCCCTGCTCCACCCGGCGCGAGTCCTCGGAGATGCACACCCAGGCCACGTGCAGGTGGCGCTTCGCATCGGGGTCCGTCGAGCGCTCCCGGACTTCCTCCTCGAGCTGACGCGTCGTCTCCAGGTACTGGTCCATCTCCAGTCCGCGAGTGTCGAGGATGGTAATGGGCAGCCCCTCTTTCGAGTACTCCCGCGCGCTCTGGGTTACCGGGCGCCCTTGTCCCGTCTCCGCCAAATTGCCCTGGAAGACGGCGTTCACCAAGGTGCTCTTGCCCACCCCGCTGCGCCCGGCGATGACGATGTTGACCCGGCCCCGCTTGCTCAGGGCCTCCTCCAACTGGCGCCTCACCTCGTCCGCGAGGTTGAAATCCATGGATGGAAGAACCTTTCTGCCTGTCTCAGAGGTAGGTGGCGGCCAGACGAAGGGCCTGGGCGGCCTCGGCGCCCGAGGCGAGCTTTTCATGCGAGACGATGAGCCGCACCAGCCCTGGCAGGGCCGCGTAGCGCTCCAGGTCCGCGCGCAGCGCCTTGGCATCCTTGACGAGGGCCAGCTTCGCGAGGCGGGAGACCCTCGGCCCCGGCGCGGAGCCCATCAGCGTGGTGAAGAGGAAGCCCAGCACGTCGCGCTTGCGATCCATGTTGAACACCGCGTCGTTCAACACGACCGTGGTGCCATCCTTGGACCGCACGAGCATCGCCCCTTCCGCCTCCTTCACCCCGTGCAGCATCTCCAGCCGCACGTCCTCGCCTTGGGGAAAGTCCTCGTAGACGCCATCCACGGGCACCTTCTCCTCCACCTCGCGGCGTCCTCCCGAGGGCGCGAAGACCCGGAGCGAGGGGTAGCGCTGCTTGTATGCGGGCGCATCGAGCCGGTGGAGCTTGTTCGGCACGATGAGGACCGCCAACGGCCCGAGCGCTTCCAGCTCGCGCTGGACCGGCTCCTCCATGGCGATGCCGTTGTGGATGACCAATGAGCCATCGTCCCGGCGCGCGACCGTCATCACGCGCTTGAGGGACATGCGCGGCAGGGAGCCCTCCACCCTCCAGAGGTTCTCCGAAAGCTGCTCGAGCGGGCCGTGAGGCAAGACATTCCAGGTGGGCGTGGGCTTCGTGGACATGCCCTCTGTATAGCAATGCCCACGGGCGCTGGCGCCTGCCTACATCGCCACCGCGGGCACCACTGTCGTCACCGCGCGCACCTGGCGCTGGAGCGTCCAGTAGTGGCGCTGGAAGGGCAGGTTGAGCGGGTCCAGCGCCAAGGCCTTGGCATAGCAGTCGATGGCGGGGCGCAAGGCGTTCTGGGTTTCCAGTTGCCGGGCCCTCACCAGGAACGTGCGCGACTTCTCCTCCGCGCCGGGCCGGGCCGTGAGGTAGGCACGGCGCAGGGGCTCGACGGCATCCTGCGACACGCCGGCAGCCAAACACCGGGCAATGCCGTGGGTGTTCCCCCGAGTAGCATCGAACCCCACGCGCGACAGGGGATCTCCCAGCGTGCGCCGCGCCGCATCCACGCGAGCGCCCAGCGTCATCAACTCCTTGCGCTGACCCGCGGGCAGCGGGCGCTGCCGGAAGGCGTCCAGCTTGCGCAGTGCCGTCTCCGCGCGCTGGCGCACCTCATCGAAGCTGGCCGAAGGCGCCAGACCGAGCAGGACATAGGGGT
Protein-coding sequences here:
- a CDS encoding alkaline phosphatase PhoX, encoding MRQGRSNLMVVSMAVLALSACSGDDGKEGTPGTPGADGTPGNNGPQGPQGPQGPEGPAGQGKTLHFTPIPVAITDAEKRAAYASTKANVNGKDVAIQFETVLRSGQTLGSHVFGRLTKKDGAPVRGQDGSDFISPSNDFSSILQVGGKLFEVTQFETTPAAMYLSELRQDPDGKLTATQTRPIDFAGVDGLWTPCAGSVSPWNTHLGSEEYPADGRAYENATAVSGLSSAEKSMLRYWGLDAATASLADAKAAYHPYRYGYVVEVSVNEAGTTTVTKHYATGRRALELAYVMPDRRTVYLSDDGTNDAFYMFVAKREGDLSEGQLYAARWFQTSPAGQPWGRADLYWIPLGPSATNAQVKALIDTGIQFSQIFDTEAQSSDGTCPGAASGFRAINTETGRECLRLKPGQELAASRLESRRYAAYVGATTEFRKTEGITFNPATNRLYVAFSELNNGMTSDPANRDLGGPNHVQLARNDCGGVYELVVSRNAEAGSEYVAESASSLVEGVWLKGPGASLYPNTSPYFAPSFTLPDSSGVAQPATGNVCSVNGIANPDNVTFIPGYDTLLIGEDTTDGHQNDMVWAYNMVTRSLTRIFSTPYGSETTGVYFYPNINGHAYIKTQIQHPYGESDTDKVGADLGVRQSYTGYIGPFPAMN
- a CDS encoding microviridin/marinostatin family tricyclic proteinase inhibitor; amino-acid sequence: MKTKAKNQAQQGGKQPFFARLLEAQELGQAAGGSQVITTKKFPSDSDEVMVTLKFPSDSDEGCAR
- a CDS encoding MvdC/MvdD family ATP grasp protein, encoding MPSARGSVLLLTHSRDHYTVDRVAQALSRLGARPVRIDTDGFPSVLTLTSRMGPAGSDVSLRTATGKRRSQDIRAVWLRRLAPPRLDEALEPVWREGCFRESHAALEGFLDGLEAAGCRFINPLAAEQTASNKLHQLRQAQALGLEIPRTLVTNDAGQVRAFFEEVRGRMVAKMLTPLSQSMEGGHPFVYTSAVGPQQLEQLEGLRHSPMVFQERIDKVRELRVAVVGPHCFVGAIDASRSVTGQVDWRRARPGECHWEPGDVSPAVAARLVRLVAQLGLVYGAVDLIVTPEGRHVFLEVNPGGEWGMLERELGLPISEALAEALVTGDRVPPSSFRSSHDRPHRDPFP
- a CDS encoding MvdC/MvdD family ATP grasp protein; amino-acid sequence: MTVLIVTHSHDNTAPRDVAHAVAARGQRAYRFDTDLFPTHLRLTLDERGEGHLSGPEGVLDLAEVTSVWYRRNGTGTRIPREMAPQLRQPSVEESRRVVSGMLAARRVFQLDALEEVRRAEHKPLQLELAGTLGLEVPRTLTTNDPEAVRAFAASCPGGVVTKMMTSFAVYGERGEEQVVFTTPLHPEDLENLEGLDLCPMTFQERIAKAMELRVTVVGEQVMAASIDSQALPRAREDWRREGVTLAGAWQPYLLPESIRTRVLRLMDLLRLNYGAIDFIVTPEGRHVFLEVNPSGEFLWLTHSPGMPITDALADVLTGRSARRRGHGSSQAG
- a CDS encoding Na+/H+ antiporter, whose amino-acid sequence is MQFELAFVLLFAVATAVAIVARYFQFPYTVALVVAGLVLGTAHAFEPPHLTKGLLFAVILPGLIFEAAFHVDFRKFWKNKLAIHALAIPGVVAAVALTALLLSPAVGGLSLVQGFAFIHALVFASVIVSTDPIAVVGLFKMLGVPKRLAVLVEGESLLNDGTAVVLFNLIVAVALGGQFTASGAVLDFVKVAGVGALIGGLVGFAVSQVIERVEDAMVEITLTVIAAYGSFVVAENFHFSGVIATVVAGMLCGNWAANTGMSATTRVAVESFWEYLAFALNSIVFLLIGMEVQLNSLLDSWVPILLAYLAVLLGRALVVYGVSALLRLSSERVPWRWSAVLTWSGLRGAISMVLVLSLPEDFAHRELLVNMTFGVVVLSIIVQGLTMPPLLRRLGVTGQRDVYQEKYEMARGRLGAVHAALGALESMRRSRDIPADVLAQLEKDYEQKANAAEQELSALKQQTNRFHEEEHQEAVRRVLIIEKDALLKAYQKGAIGKEAFEHLSTELDERLAQAKDAEAHVSLEDSAVEREPVRS
- a CDS encoding discoidin domain-containing protein; this translates as MPLASVGVPPRSVAPGLRAAMFLLALLSLFTSSSAHAASSLLSLKRPATASSVEGGNTADLAVDGNTGLRWASVWNVDPQWLSVDLGATATLDRVKIQWEGAYAKAYKIQVSPDGSSWTDLYSTSAGDGGIDDLTLSGSGRYVRVYCTQRALTNYGYSIFELEVYGTTGGGSTGPTVQLALKRSTYASSVEGGNAADLAVDGSTGSRWASAWGVDPQWIYVDLGAPAQVSRVKIQWEGAYAKAYKVQISSDELTWTDLYSTSAGDGGIDDLTLSGSGRYVRILGTQRALAAYGYSILELEVYGTGGVNTPPVQYGPNVALNKPATASSYEPNPPVGTAVPANAVDGNPGTRWGSNATDNEWFTVDLGSSRTIGRVVLNWETAAGRVFDLQVSPNGTQWTTVYRELRGAGGVQAIPLYTTGRYVRLQGYARATSFGYSLYEFEVYDYVAGQPQPTYTIQPLPTPSKVQVGQGSYLTNDYKMPQPRYPGYRSSNVTTPLPSNDWWQSILIKPQGDYLVTLPLKSKFFSQGLGILNPGAGWINGDRSAVNADGSPDLYLRATNIDTSKMANRVTGYSDWSVDAALSDDATDKLKVTFVKGSPYLYSQFTDPNSVEIYSSVISQIFNESNTAILTADGTSVTTDRIGLRISNTDGGGTAQTRYYGVFAPQGTVFQKVGAKLKIRLGSGQNYLAVAALPAPTDLNYFHQHAYAFVTGTQVSYTYDEATAQLTTAFNFTTQLKRTGFSNVPLTTLLPHQWKSTSAALTALTYPSVRGTLKVFEGTAFTTVNRFHGIVPQFTEPTNPEYSRTLMSQYLQILERQTANTPMAADAYWQGKQLHPLAMGVLAADKTGDTAYRDLFLSRIRTILTNWYTYTDGEPDFFFYYNPDWGTTYYRVSEFGANTGITDHHFTYGYYVFASAVLATYDPNFRTQYGAMVEHLIRDYANPSRTDTLYPFFRSFDPYEGHSWAGGYADNNNGNNQEAAGESLFGWVGQYLWGVLTNNTAFRNAGIYGFTTELKAVEQYWFNYDGDNWVPQWTHKSVGQVYGSSNFYGTFFSAAPVHIYGIHWLPTSEYLTSYGFNPTKAAALYNGFVTDNGGPEKEWQHVVWPIQSLSNAAGAISKWNASVVQQNEAFNTYWFIHNMASLGQRTTDIWATGKAAATVYKKGTTYSALVWNPTDASLTVTFKNASGTTGTATVPARSLIRVNPVQ